A region of Aliivibrio fischeri DNA encodes the following proteins:
- a CDS encoding ogr/Delta-like zinc finger family protein — protein MLITCPKCLTKTRIATSRAISPETRELYCQCLNLNCGKVFVAHTLFSHFIESTGQKPDAELQPELCKDASQMDIFDEL, from the coding sequence ATGTTAATTACATGCCCAAAATGCTTAACCAAAACACGTATTGCTACATCACGCGCTATTTCACCAGAAACACGCGAATTGTACTGCCAATGCTTGAACTTAAATTGCGGAAAAGTGTTCGTCGCACACACATTATTTTCGCATTTTATTGAGTCAACAGGTCAAAAGCCGGATGCCGAGTTACAACCTGAATTGTGTAAAGATGCAAGCCAAATGGATATATTCGACGAATTATAA